The Brassica oleracea var. oleracea cultivar TO1000 unplaced genomic scaffold, BOL UnpScaffold02988, whole genome shotgun sequence genomic interval CAGCCGTGAAACGCTGAAGAGTCCTAAAACACAAATGCTCTTCTCCAAAAGACTGTTCTATAACTTCTCCTTGAACCGTCACCCTTAGCTGCCCGTGAATGGTATCCGGAGGCTGAGACAAGATAGCAAGATGTGTAGGTCCACCTCCTCTCCCAACAGTCCCACCTCTCCCGTGAAACATTGTCAGCTTAACTCCAAACTCCTTCGCAACCTTCACAAGCTCTTCTTGCGTCTTGTACAGCTGCCACGCC includes:
- the LOC106321781 gene encoding phosphoenolpyruvate carboxylase 2-like, which codes for MIGYSDSGKDAGRLSAAWQLYKTQEELVKVAKEFGVKLTMFHGRGGTVGRGGGPTHLAILSQPPDTIHGQLRVTVQGEVIEQSFGEEHLCFRTLQRFTAATLEHGMHPPVSPKPEWRVLMDEMAVIATEEYRSVVFKEPRFVEYFRLVSSLTNTLA